Below is a genomic region from Desulfatiglans sp..
ATGGCAGCAAGCCTGTCAAATAATTGTCCGGCTGTCTCATATTCCTTAATGGCGAGTTCATGCATGTAAAGGACAGGCCCCTTATCAAGCCCCTTTGTCATCTTCATCAGGGTAATGCCCGTTTTTGACCTGTTATCAAGTATTGCCCACTGTATGGGCGCTGCCCCCCTGTATAAAGGGAGTAGTGAGGCATGTATATTTATTGCGCCGAATTTTGGTATAGCGAGCAGTTCCTGCCTGAGCAGCTGACCAAATGCAGCAACAATGAACAGGTCAGGTTTTATAAGCCTTAAGCCTTCAATAAACCCATGATCATTTACATTACTGGGCTGCATCACATTTAGCCCGTATGAGATGGCACTCTCATTGACCGGGCATGGGGAGAGTGTAAGCCCCCTCCCCTTTGGTTTATCAGGCTGGGTAATAACCGCCTCAATATCATAACCGGCATTTACCAGGCTTTTAAGCGCCGGCACTGCAAAGTCCGGCGTGCCCATATAGATGATCTTTGGCCTTTCGGGTAATTTATTCGAAATAACCTGTCCCATTATCCCTGTTGTTCTTCTTTGCTTAATATCTTTTTAAGCCTGTTTTTATAGAGAGACCTTTTTAAGGAGCTGATATGATCAATAAAAAGCACACCATTCAGGTGGTCTATCTCATGCTGCAGGCAAACAGCATGCAGCCCCTCTGCCTCTATCTCTATGGGATTGCCCTCACGGTCAATGGCCTTAACAAGTATTTTGTTGCTCCTTTTTACCTCTGCGGAATAATCATAAACGCTTAGGCATGCCTCTTCATAGGTGATTGAACCTTCTCGTGAGACGATCTCAGGATTCATTATCACATTGATCTTATGCGCCTCTTCAGGGGGAGAAATATCATAAACCACAAGGCTTATGGGTTTACCCACCTGTATGGCAGCAAGCCCTATGCCCGGCGCTTTGTACATGGTTTCGGTCATGCCGTCTATAAGCTCTTGAAGTTTACCATCAATATTTTCCACTGGCGCGGCCTTGGTCCTTAACACCTGGTCAGGAAACCTGTATATCTTAAGTGTATCGCTCATATCTGTAACCCCATTATTTTTTTAAAAGCTCTATACTATAAAATAGATCATTTAACCAGACTTTAAATATAATTCCCAATATTTCAAGTAAAGGTGGGAGATTATTGCTTCTTGACATTTTTTACCATTCTCCATATTGAAAAGGCATTATGAAAAATATAGCAAATTTTCTATTTGAAGTGGGCATGCTGAAAAAGACCCCGCGCACAGGTTACCAGTTCCTGGGTTCAGGGAGCGAATCAGTGGCTGATCACTCATTCAGGATGACAATTATCGGGTATATACTGGCCGGACAAATACCAGAGGCAGACCGGAATAAAACTGTCCTCATGTGCCTCTTCCATGACCTCCATGAGGCAAGGACAGGTGACATGAACTATGTTAATAAAAGATATAACACGGTTGATGAAAAAAAGGCTGTCCGGCATATGACAGAAGGCATTCCTTTTGGTGCTGAAATTGCATCATTGACTGATGAATTCAATGAAACCGCCACTATTGAGGCAAAAATTGCCCGTGATGCGGATCAAATTGACCTGATCCTTGAACTTAAAAGGGAAAAAGACCTTGGTAATAGATACGCAGATGATTGGCTTTTTTATGCCAGAAAGAGGCTGATCACTGAAAAGGCAAAGGAAATGGCAGATGAAATTCTTAAAACTGACCATGCTGAATGGTGGTTTGATAAAAATATAGACCTGTGGGTAAATGGCAATAAAAACAACAATAACCAATAACCTTTTTGCCGCATCAAGGATAAGAAAGACCGCCTTCGGGCTCTCTTTTTTTTCACATCTTGTCCTGATACTAATAATACAGCAGTTTGCGCCGGATATATGGCGCATTGAAGAGCTCAAGACCTACAGGGTGGAATTTATAAGGGATGCAATAGATGACATCCCATTTGACAAGATGACTGAAAGGGAGAAGGAAAACACTATAAAAAAGATTATTGAGGCAGATAAAAAATCAGAGGAGACTATCTCCCTTGATACAGTTGATAAGCGCTATGTATCCTATACAGCTGTTTTAAAAAAGAGGCTTGCCGCCTGCTGGGGTTACCCAAAGGAGGCAAAGGAGAAATCAATAGAGGGAAAAGCTCATGCGATATTCAGCCTTACAAGGGATGGACACCTTACGGGTGTTGAGGTAACGGGCACTTCAGGCTATGAGATACTGGATCAGGAGGGGCTTGATGCGATCAAGCGGGCAGCGCCCTTCCCTCCCTTTCCTGACTCCATTACAGTAGAGAGGCTCAATATAAATGTCACATTTGAATACCGTATTTCTGCTGCAAAAAAGAATTTATAATTCGGGGTGTTACAATCTTCTTGACTCAAATAAAAATATGCTTAATTTAGGGCACTAAAAAATAACCGGAGTTAAAATGGCAGGGAAAGACTATTACAAGATACTGGGCATTTCAAAAACAGCTACTGATGATGAGATAAAAAAGGCATACAGAAAGCTAGCCATGAAATATCATCCTGACCGCAATAAGGATGATAAAAACGCAGAGGCGAGGTTCAAGGATATATCAGAGGCTTATGCTGTTTTAAGCAACAAGGAAAAGAGAGTGCAGTATGATAATTTTGGCTCTGAAGGATTCCAGAAACAGTATTCACAGGAGGATATATTCCGCAATTTCGATTTTGACAGCATATTCAGTGAATTCGGGTTTGGTGGGCGTGGCCGTGGTGGTTTTGGGAATATTTTCGGTGGCATGGGAGGAAACTCATTTAAAGGAGGGGCTTCACCATTTGGCGGCGCATTTGGCGGTAGACCCCAGCCTGTAAAAGGAAAAGACATTATATATGAACTCTCAATAGGTCTTGAAGACACAATTAACGATACAGAAAAGATGATCGCCTACCGCAAGGACAACTCTGAGCAGGAAAAGATCTCTGTAAAGATACCCGCAGGTATATCGACAGGCAAAAAACTTAGATTATCGGGCAAGGGAAATCCAGGCATAAACGGTGGCCCTAATGGTGACCTTTACATACAGGTAAGGGTTATGGATCACCCGCTCTTTAAACGTGACGGGGATGATCTCACCATTACAAAGAGCATTAAATTTACCGAGGCTGCCCTTGGTACTGAAATAGAGGTCACTACAATAGATAAAAAGACATTAAGGCTGAAGATTCCGGCAGGGACACAGAATAATGCTAAACTCAGGCTCAAGGGTTATGGTGTACCCCGCATGAACGGAGTTGACCGCGGTGATGCATATGTAACCATCAGCATAGAGGTACCGAAAAACCTTACAAAGAAACAGGAAGAGACCATAAAAAAGCTCGCCGAGCTGGGCATGTAGCATGAAGGCCCTGTCCATCTTTTCAGGAGGGCTCGACAGCATCCTCGCGGTAAAGCTTGTAATGCTGTCAGGGGTGGATGTTTTACCAGTCAATTTTACCACCCCTTTTTTTAGCCCTGATAAGGCAATTGAATCCGCCGAAAAAAACAGTCTCCCGATAAAAGTTGTCGATATCACTGACAGATATTTCCCCATGTTCAAGGCACCTGTTTACGGCTTTGGCGGCTATATGAACCCATGCATAGACTGCCATGCACTTATGCTCAAGATTGCAGGGGAGATGCTTACAGAGGAAAATGCATCCTTTTTAATAAGCGGGGAGGTGCTGGGCCAGAGACCCATGTCACAGCACAAATCAGCATTAGCAGCGGTTGAAAAGACAAGCACCATGAAGGGGCTTGTGTTAAGGCCCCTTTCTGCAAGGCTCCTGGAAAAAACAATCCCTGAGATAAACGGGTGGGTACAGGATATAAGCCTTCTCAGGTTATCAGGCCGCTCCAGAAAACCGCAGATTAAACTTGCAAAAGAGCTTGGGGTAACACATTACCCTACACCGGGTGGCGGTTGCCTCTTAACAGACCCCATATTCTGCAAGAGGTTCAAGGACCTTAATGATAACAGCCCTGATCTTAACAGGAATGATATAGAGATGTTAAAGGTTGGCCGCCATTTTCGCATAAACCCTGATCTGAAGATGGTTGTAGGAAGGGACATGAAGGAGAATGAAAGGATACTGGAACTTGCCGATGAAAACGGCTACACCATAAATACAGTCACAGTGCCAGGGCCTATTGTGTATGTTGCAGGTAAACGAACCCCTGAGACAGACCTGCTTGCAGCATTCATGACCGCATCCTACAGCGATGCAAAGATGGGTGAGATAGAACTCATGATTACCCATAATGGTAAGAAGGAGATCATTAAGAGTGCTGGTAAACCCCTGGAGGAATTCAGGGAGTATATGATTGAAGGGACATAACCTCTTAATACTTGACAAAATCAGGTATACCTGTGAGGAACGAAACCCGATAAATATAAAGTCTATAATATCTCCCGGTTCTCCAGTAATACAGTGAGAACATGATGTGAGTTCAAAAATGAGTAGATAGTGTCGAACACCTATATATTTTCAGGCATAAGCCATTTCACATCATAAGCCCCCATGATAACCTTAAGATCTCCTTTATGGGCCTCAATCAGGCTTTCATCTATAATATCCCTCCATATGCCTTTATTTATACATGTTTCCTTCAGGGATATGTTCAATTGAACCTCCCTGCCTGTGACGTTTGTCAGGGTCAGAATATATTCATCCTCATCAGGAGATATTCGAAGTAATGCAAAAACAAAGGGAGAAAGGTAAAGTACCTGCTGCCTGCCCCTGGGGTGAAATGCTCTGTTTGCAGTCCTCAGGGTATTTAATCTGCTGCTTTGCCTGCATATGAGTGAAAACTTTGAATCCTGATTCCTAAAATCATTTTCAAAAGAAGATGCATCTATTACACCTCTGTTTACATCTCTTTTTATTCCGGTCTGTTTCACACTTTCGTGATCGTTTTCACTGCCGACAGCTCCATGAATATAAATACCAGGCACGCCTTTAAGCACAAGTGAAATACTCCTTGACGCTACAAAGCGTTTTACCTGCAGATATAAACTCTCACGTGTCTTCCGGTCATTTATCGCGCTCCACCATGTGCTGTTTATCTCATAGGGTTCATCCGAACCGTCTCCCGCTTTATATGATATATATGCTCCGCGCCCTTCAATTGTTTTTATGAGAAAAACTATTTCATCATAGGGAAGAATATTTTTTACACCCATAAGCCCGATACCATCATGGGTGTCCAGTATATTAAGAAAGGTTACCGAATCAGATGGTAGATCAAGACCCTCTGCCCACCTGGAAAGATGCCCGGTATCTTCCCTGTAAAAGGCATGCAGAACCAGTGGCGGTAAGGCGAAGTTATAAACCATGTGAGCCTCATCATACCCGTTTCCGAAATATGATACATTATCCGCATGAGGCACATTTGTCTCTGTAACCAGAGCAACTCCAGACCCAACGGCATCTACTACATCACGGATAAGCTTTATAATCTCGTGTGTCTGCGGCAGGTGAATACTGCTGGTCCCGGGTTCATCCCACAGATAGGTCACGGCGTCAAGCCTGAGAAGATCCGCCCCCTGCCTGATATAAAAAAGAAGACTGTCTATCACCTGCATCAGGAGATCAGGGTTATGAAAGTTGAGGTCTATCTGATCTTCGGAAAATGTTGTCCAGAGCCACTTAGGCCCATTGATGGTTTCATAAAGGGTAAGTATATCTGAGGTCCTGGGTCTGAAAAGCTTTTTTCTCTGCTCTCCTGTCAGGTCATCGGGGGAATCATATGCAATAAAAAAATCGATAAATCTGGGGTTTCCCTTCCTGAATTCAAGGAACATTTCACTCATTGAAGATACATGATTCAGTACAGCGTCAAACATGAGGTCGTATCTTTTTTTCTTTTCACGAATATCAGTCCATGATCCGAGTTTAGGATCCACCTGTCTGAAGTCAACCACTGCAAAACCCCTGTCTGATGAATAAGGGAAAAAGGGCAGAAGATGTATGGTGTTCAAAGCTCCCTGGTTATATGTATTCACAAAATTATACAGTACTGAAAGAGGTGTTTCGCCATCACCTTTTACAATATCCCCATATGTTATGAGTATCATGTCCTCCTCGGTAAAACGTTCCCTTGGATCGTAGTTCTTCTCCTTTTCAAGCATTTCAGCGGGTTTATGGGCATAGTGAACCTTCATGATACGCTCAAGTTCTTTAATATAGAGGCTGGCATTCTGGCTTCCATAAAGAATAGCCAGCCTTTTTCGCATCTTTTTGTGTGTTTCCTTAAGAGGTTCATAGCGGGGCCTTTTATAATCGGGGTGGGGGTCATAAAATGTCCTTTTTCTTTGATGTTTTAATTGCTGATTATCCATTCGCTCATATTCTCCTTGCCATAGTAATTTAAAATCCATTTACCATTATTTATGGTATGTAGCTACCCCTGTAAGTGCAGAGAGGGTAGAGCTTCTTATATTTGGCTGAATAGCCATACAATAAAACACATTCTTTTTTATGATCCTCCTCTCTCTCTTCTTCTGATATGGCAATAAAACTTGCCAAGCAAAACACTCTTTCCTTTTCCATTAGGCCATTTACATGTATGATACGAGACTAAGGCAAAAAGGTAAATGAATTTAATATTTGATTGGATGGCATTAGGTAAAGAAGGACACGGTGTTCATGATGAAGAAACACGAAAGAAAGTATATGAGCGGATATTGGCGTTTATAGATAGTCATTTAAAATAACCATGCTATTTAGTATCGCCATATATGTGATTATACTCGGTGGCATAAAAAATGCCACCCTGCAAAAAAACGTCAATGCTTAAGTTACCAGATTTACAGGATTTAAAAAGGTAAAATCATGCATAGAACATCCTGATTTTTTTGCGATAAATCCGTTGACACCAAAACCATGATTCCCTATACTGTGCAAACTTCACAAACATTAAAGGAGATCACACATTATGAAAGATGTTGTTATTGTATCCAGTGTCAGAACAGCGGTTGGTAATTTTGGCGGTACCCTCAAAGATATCCCGGTAGTGGATCTTGGTGCAGCAGTACTTAAAGAGGCACTTAAAAGGGTTAACCTTAAACCGGTTGCCTCAAAGGAACTCGTAAGTTTTGAACCCGATGCCCTCAAGGGTAAGGGGATTATTGATCTTGAGAAAAAGGCATATGATTACCCTGAATCTGCCCGCCCGATCCAGATTGATGAGGTTATCATGGGTAATGTTGTGGCAGCAGGACAGGGCCAGAACACAGCCCGCCAGGCTACTATCAAGGCAGGTATATCAAAAGAGACATCTGCATTTACAATAAACAAGGTGTGTGCCTCCGGGATGAAGGCCGTAGCCCTTGCAGCTCAGGCCATTAAGGCCGGCAATGCAGAGATAATTCTTGCAGGCGGAATGGAAAACATGAGCATGGTCCCCTATGGGCTTCCCGCTGCCAGATGGGGCGCACGTATGAATAATGCCGAGATGATAGACCTTATGGTATTTGACGGCCTGTTTGAGATCTTTTACGGTTACCACATGGGTATAACAGCAGAAAACATAGCAGAAAAAATGGGGATATCCAGGCAGGAGCAGGATGAACTCGGTGCATTGAGCCACAAAAGGGCGCTTGATGCTAT
It encodes:
- a CDS encoding methionyl-tRNA formyltransferase, with the translated sequence MGQVISNKLPERPKIIYMGTPDFAVPALKSLVNAGYDIEAVITQPDKPKGRGLTLSPCPVNESAISYGLNVMQPSNVNDHGFIEGLRLIKPDLFIVAAFGQLLRQELLAIPKFGAINIHASLLPLYRGAAPIQWAILDNRSKTGITLMKMTKGLDKGPVLYMHELAIKEYETAGQLFDRLAAISGDVIVRFLRETAGKEITGTSQDDALSSYASKITKEMARIDWTRDAVKIAALIRAMDPFPGATTVMNGKNIKLFTPVVIDKTTRSTNPGKIITDDPNRFMVETGEGIIEIGEIQPPNKKRMTVKAFVQGNRIEKETMLL
- the def gene encoding peptide deformylase, encoding MSDTLKIYRFPDQVLRTKAAPVENIDGKLQELIDGMTETMYKAPGIGLAAIQVGKPISLVVYDISPPEEAHKINVIMNPEIVSREGSITYEEACLSVYDYSAEVKRSNKILVKAIDREGNPIEIEAEGLHAVCLQHEIDHLNGVLFIDHISSLKRSLYKNRLKKILSKEEQQG
- a CDS encoding HD domain-containing protein, with protein sequence MKNIANFLFEVGMLKKTPRTGYQFLGSGSESVADHSFRMTIIGYILAGQIPEADRNKTVLMCLFHDLHEARTGDMNYVNKRYNTVDEKKAVRHMTEGIPFGAEIASLTDEFNETATIEAKIARDADQIDLILELKREKDLGNRYADDWLFYARKRLITEKAKEMADEILKTDHAEWWFDKNIDLWVNGNKNNNNQ
- a CDS encoding energy transducer TonB, with product MAIKTTITNNLFAASRIRKTAFGLSFFSHLVLILIIQQFAPDIWRIEELKTYRVEFIRDAIDDIPFDKMTEREKENTIKKIIEADKKSEETISLDTVDKRYVSYTAVLKKRLAACWGYPKEAKEKSIEGKAHAIFSLTRDGHLTGVEVTGTSGYEILDQEGLDAIKRAAPFPPFPDSITVERLNINVTFEYRISAAKKNL
- a CDS encoding DnaJ domain-containing protein; the protein is MAGKDYYKILGISKTATDDEIKKAYRKLAMKYHPDRNKDDKNAEARFKDISEAYAVLSNKEKRVQYDNFGSEGFQKQYSQEDIFRNFDFDSIFSEFGFGGRGRGGFGNIFGGMGGNSFKGGASPFGGAFGGRPQPVKGKDIIYELSIGLEDTINDTEKMIAYRKDNSEQEKISVKIPAGISTGKKLRLSGKGNPGINGGPNGDLYIQVRVMDHPLFKRDGDDLTITKSIKFTEAALGTEIEVTTIDKKTLRLKIPAGTQNNAKLRLKGYGVPRMNGVDRGDAYVTISIEVPKNLTKKQEETIKKLAELGM
- a CDS encoding tRNA 4-thiouridine(8) synthase ThiI, giving the protein MKALSIFSGGLDSILAVKLVMLSGVDVLPVNFTTPFFSPDKAIESAEKNSLPIKVVDITDRYFPMFKAPVYGFGGYMNPCIDCHALMLKIAGEMLTEENASFLISGEVLGQRPMSQHKSALAAVEKTSTMKGLVLRPLSARLLEKTIPEINGWVQDISLLRLSGRSRKPQIKLAKELGVTHYPTPGGGCLLTDPIFCKRFKDLNDNSPDLNRNDIEMLKVGRHFRINPDLKMVVGRDMKENERILELADENGYTINTVTVPGPIVYVAGKRTPETDLLAAFMTASYSDAKMGEIELMITHNGKKEIIKSAGKPLEEFREYMIEGT
- a CDS encoding sugar phosphorylase, producing the protein MDFKLLWQGEYERMDNQQLKHQRKRTFYDPHPDYKRPRYEPLKETHKKMRKRLAILYGSQNASLYIKELERIMKVHYAHKPAEMLEKEKNYDPRERFTEEDMILITYGDIVKGDGETPLSVLYNFVNTYNQGALNTIHLLPFFPYSSDRGFAVVDFRQVDPKLGSWTDIREKKKRYDLMFDAVLNHVSSMSEMFLEFRKGNPRFIDFFIAYDSPDDLTGEQRKKLFRPRTSDILTLYETINGPKWLWTTFSEDQIDLNFHNPDLLMQVIDSLLFYIRQGADLLRLDAVTYLWDEPGTSSIHLPQTHEIIKLIRDVVDAVGSGVALVTETNVPHADNVSYFGNGYDEAHMVYNFALPPLVLHAFYREDTGHLSRWAEGLDLPSDSVTFLNILDTHDGIGLMGVKNILPYDEIVFLIKTIEGRGAYISYKAGDGSDEPYEINSTWWSAINDRKTRESLYLQVKRFVASRSISLVLKGVPGIYIHGAVGSENDHESVKQTGIKRDVNRGVIDASSFENDFRNQDSKFSLICRQSSRLNTLRTANRAFHPRGRQQVLYLSPFVFALLRISPDEDEYILTLTNVTGREVQLNISLKETCINKGIWRDIIDESLIEAHKGDLKVIMGAYDVKWLMPENI
- a CDS encoding acetyl-CoA C-acyltransferase translates to MKDVVIVSSVRTAVGNFGGTLKDIPVVDLGAAVLKEALKRVNLKPVASKELVSFEPDALKGKGIIDLEKKAYDYPESARPIQIDEVIMGNVVAAGQGQNTARQATIKAGISKETSAFTINKVCASGMKAVALAAQAIKAGNAEIILAGGMENMSMVPYGLPAARWGARMNNAEMIDLMVFDGLFEIFYGYHMGITAENIAEKMGISRQEQDELGALSHKRALDA